Proteins from one Ipomoea triloba cultivar NCNSP0323 chromosome 1, ASM357664v1 genomic window:
- the LOC116033004 gene encoding LAG1 longevity assurance homolog 2, with product MGSILAYNDAPILLHLIIAILFAFVCFAARFLLDRFIFRRLATWLLRNGATNLRMNEATRAKVVKLSESMWKFTYYATVEFCVLRAIYDEPWFLDTRQYFRGWPNHELPLAIALVYMCQCGFYIYSIAALLVWETRRKDFAVMMSHHIITVILISYSYITRFFRIGSVILALHDASDVFMEAAKVFKYSEKEFGASLFFGLFAISWLVLRLIIFPFWVIRSSSYYLIEVLRLPEPSHMLLYYVFNTMLLSLLVFHIYWWILICSMIRRQLKNRGQVGEDIRSDSEDED from the exons ATGGGATCGATTTTGGCTTACAATGACGCTCCAATTTTGTTACATCTCATCATTGCGATTCTTTTCGCGTTCGTTTGCTTTGCCGCCAGGTTCCTCCTCGACAGATTCATCTTCCGT AGACTTGCTACTTGGCTCCTGAGAAATGGAGCTACCAATCTAAGGATGAATGAGGCTACACGAGCAAAAGTTGTGAAATTATCTGAATCCATGTGGAAATTTACATACTATGCTACTGTTGAGTTTTGTGTCCTAAGAGCCATATATGATGAGCCATGGTTCCTAGATACTAGGCAGTATTTCAGAGGCTGGCCAAATCATGAGCTACC GCTTGCCATAGCACTTGTATACATGTGTCAATGTGGATTCTATATCTATAGCATTGCTGCCCTTCTCGTCTGGGAAACTCGACGAAAAGATTTTGCTGTTATGATGTCTCATCACATAATCACTGTCATACTGATTTCATACTCATACATTACAAG GTTCTTTCGAATTGGATCGGTTATTCTTGCACTACATGATGCTAGTGATGTCTTTATGGAAGCTGCTAAAGTGTTCAAATACTCTGAGAAAGAATTTGGTGCCAGCTTATTCTTTGGACTATTTGCAATTTCATGGCTTGTTCTCCGGCTAATTATTTTTCCATTTTGGGTCATAAGATCTTCAAG TTATTATCTGATCGAGGTGTTGAGGCTCCCAGAGCCAAGTCATATGTTATTATACTACGTCTTCAATACTATGTTGTTGAGCCTCCTTGTGTTCCACATCTATTGGTGGATTCTCATATGCTCAATGATCAGAAGACAATTGAAAAATAGAGGACAAGTTGGGGAAGATATACGATCTG ATTCAGAGGATGAAGACTAG